The Prosthecomicrobium sp. N25 nucleotide sequence GTCAGCGATGCGGACCTGATCGCCCTGATCCGGGATCGGACCCGCCTGACCATCTTCCTGGGCAAGATAGTCTTGAAGCGGAACCCCAGGACGGTCGGCCAGGGCGTCATCGGCGGCGCCTGGGCCTGGTTCAACGACACCATCCTGGACACCGGCCAGCGCGGAATCCTGCCCGCCCACGAGATCGGCCACACGCTCGGCTTCAACCACGTCACCGCGCTGACGCCGGGCTTCCTGATGAACGAGTTCATCATGCCGGCGAACGTCATCATCCCCTGCGAAACCCTGGCCGACCTGCCCTGACGCTCGCGACGGGTCCAGGGCGGTCGGGCTCTGTTTGGCATGAAATGGCAATCGACGGCCCGCCCTCGACGCTAAGCTCCCGCTTCATCGACCATTCGGGAGTTGAGCATCGGGATGAGCCAGGATTCCACCACGCGAAGCGGCCGCAACGGCCATCTCGCTCGCCGCGACGTCCTTCTCGGCGGCACCGCGATCGCCGCCGCCGGCGCGCTGATCGGCCTCGACGGCCTCGTGACCCCCGCCCGCGCCCAGGCGGCCCCCCGGCCGAACATCGTCTACATCGTGTCCGACGACCAGGGCTGGCGGGATGCCGGGTTCAACGGCTCGACCGAAATCCGCACCCCCAATCTCGACCGCCTGGCCAAGACCGGCACCGTGTTCGAGCAGTTCTATGCCCTGCCCATGTGCACCCCGAGCCGGGCCACGCTGATGACCGGGCGCTATCCCTTCCGTTACGGGCTGCAGACCGGCGTCATCCCGAGCGGCGGGGCCTATGGCCTGTCGCTCGACGAGTACCTGCTGCCGCAGGCGCTCAAGGATGCGGGCTACCGGACCGCGATGGTGGGCAAGTGGCACCTCGGTCACGCCAGGCGGGAGTTCTGGCCCCGCCAGCGCGGCTTCGACTCCTACTACGGGCCGCTCGTCGGCGAGATCGACCACTTCAAGCACACCGCTCACGGCGTGGTGGACTGGTATCGCGAGAACAGCGTCCTGCAGGAGGAGGGCTACGACACCGACCTCTTCGGCGCCGAGGCCGTCAGGATCATCCAGGGCCACGACAAGCAGAAGCCGCTGTTCCTGTACCTGGCCTTCACGGCCCCGCACACGCCCTATCAGGCGCCCGCGGCCTACTTGGAGACCTACAAGCACATCGCCGACGAGTCGAAGCGCAACTATGCCGGCCAGATCACCGCGATGGACGACGCCATTGGCAAGGTGGTGGCCGCGCTCGACGCCGCGGGGCTGCGCGACAATACCCTGATCGTCTTCCATTCGGACAACGGCGGGACCCGATCGGCGATCTTCACCGGCGAATCCGCAGTCAAGGGCGAACTGCCGCCCAACAACGGCGTCTATCGGGACGGCAAGGGAACTCTCTACGAGGGCGGCACGCGCGTCTGCGGCTTCGCGAACTGGCCCGGCAAGGTCCCGGCGGGCCGCGCCAAGGGTCTCGTCCACATCGCCGACATGTATCCGACACTCACCGGGCTCGCCGGCGCCAGGACCGGCAAGGCCAAGCCGCTCGACGGCTACGACATGTGGGGCCACATCGCGAGGGGGGAGAAGTCACCCCGCACCGAACTCGTCTACAACGTCGAGCCGTTCCGGGTCGCCGTCCGCCAGGGCGACCTGAAGCTGCTCTGGGTGCCGATCCTGCCCTCCCGCGTCGAGCTCTACGACCTTGCGAAGGATCCCTCAGAGAAGACCAACATCGCCGAGAAGAGCGCCAGGCAGGTCGAGAAGCTCAAGCGCCGCGCCGAGGAACTCGCCAAGGCCGCCGTCCCGCCGCTGCTGATGGGCGAGATGATCAAGACCACCTTCAGCCAGCCTCCCTCGACACCCAAGGGCGACGAGCCGCCGGCCCCCTCCGCGAACGGCGCTGCGCACACCAAGGACTTCGTGACCGACATGGAGTCGGGCACCGATTGAGCCTACGGCGCGGACCGGGCGCCTCGTGCGCCCCGTTCCCGGAGATGGCCCCGACGCGGCCCGCCCCGCCCCGAGGTGGCGGGCCCGCGATCGAGGCCTGTCGGGTCAGCCGGAGAGGCTCCGCAGGTAGGCGGAGGGCGTCCTGCCGGTCCATCGCCGGAACGCCCGGACGAAATGGGCGGAATCCGAGTAGCCCAGGTTCATCGCGATGGCCGTGAGGCTGGCGTTCCCGGCCGACACGAGGGCTTCCGCACGCTGCCGGCGATGCTGGTCCAGCAGGCTCTCGAAGGTGTGGCTGTGATCGGCCAGCCGCCGCTGCACCGACCGCAGGGGAATCCCCAGCGTCTGCGAGATCTGTGACAGGCTGAGCGAATCGTCGCCGAGCCTGCCGTCGATCATGGTGCGGACGGCTGCGACGATCCGTTCGCCGGCGGTCTCGACCGCCTCCAGGACATGATCGAAGGCCGGCCCCCCGCCCGGGGCAGAAGGGGCGATCGGGGCGACCTGCCGGCCCAGGAGCATGGCGGGGAAGAGGATGTCCGCCCCCGTGCCCGTCCCGAACCGGACGGGCGCCTGGAAGAAGTCCTCATAAGCCGCGGCCTTGCCCCGGCAGGGATGCGGGAACCGGAGGAGCGTCGGCCGCCAGTCGGCACCCGCGAGCGCTCGGATCGTCTTGCACATGAAGGCCGCCGCCCCTTCGTAGAGCAGGTCGAGGCCTTCGCCCGGCGCGGCGCGCCGCATGGTATGGGTCCAGACCGCCGTATCCCCGTCGATGCGGATCGTGAGATCGACGTCGCTGTGGATCGCCGTGATGTGCCGCGCGTGCTGCCGCAGGCACTCGACCAGGGTCCTGCCTTGCAGCAGCGCGTACCCCGAGGCGCCGAGCTTCGCCGGATCGGTGAGGGCGCCGATCTGCAAGCCGAGACAGGGATCCCCGAGATTGCGGGCCGAATGGGCGAGCGCGGCGCAGAGCTGGGCGCGGCTCACGACCGCACCCTCCGCGACCTCCGAAAGGCTCGCCACGCCCACGCCGCGGAAGATCTTCTCGGGTGCCACCCCGTGCCGTTCCAGATAGTCCGGCAGGCCGTGCACCATGCTGAGGCGCGCCGCCGCGTAACGACCCATGTGCGCCCCTCGCCCTGGCAACGCAAACTACAAAAATTCTAGCATGGACCGTAGAGTAAGCAAACACACTTAGGCTGTTAGGTCGTGAATGCTGTCTAGCCGACGGTCTTGTCCTGCACGATCCGGAGCTATGCGAGCGTCGCAAGTCACGCCGCGACGGCCCGGTTTCGGCTGCGACGGCACGTGATCCGGGTCAGGCGCGCTGTCGCGGGATCCGGGCCCCGGCGGCATCTCCGGCAGGTCAGGCCGACATCGACGGCAGCCTTTGCCGTCACGCGGCCGGCAGGGCCGAGGCCGCGGCAGCCCTCGCCGCCGCGCCAGCCGCCGCGGTCGAAGTGTCGATCCCGCCCGTCGAGGACTGGACCGTCACGGTCGCGCTGGCGAACTCGATGCCGTTCTCCTGGAAGGCCTTGTAGAGCCGCTTCAGGCCCTCGCGCTGGATCAGGCTCGGCGTCCCCGGCCGTGCGGTGAACTTGAAGCGCACGATGAGCGCGTTCTCGGCCACGTCCGCCACGCCCTGAAGCTTCAGCGGCGAGATGAACTGGCCCTTGAACGCCGGGTCGTCCGCGAGCGCGATGCCGACCTTCTTGGTCGTCTTGCGCAGCTTCTCGAGATCCGTCGACCGGGCCATGCGCAGGTTGAACTTCACGGTCGTCCAGTCCCGGCTGTAGTTGGTGACGAGGCCGAGCTGCCCGTACGGGATCGTGTGCACCATGCCGTTCTGATGGCGCAGGCGCAGGGAGCGCACCGTGAAGCCCTCGACCGTCCCCTTCGCGTGGCCGCACTCGATGTATTCGCCGACCCGGAAGGCGTCGTCCGCCAGGAAGAACACGCCCGACACCACGTCCTTGACCAGGGACTGGCTCCCGAACGAGATCGCCAGGCCCGCCACCGAGGCCCCGGCGATCAGCGGTGTCGTGTTGACCCCCAGCTCCGACAGGATGAGCAGCAGGCCGACGACGATCGTGAAGATATAGATCGCCACGCGCAGGAGGGGCATCAGGGTGGCCATGCGGGAGGGCGGGGCGAGGGCGACATCCTCGTCGACCCCGGGCATGAGCATCGGCGACCGGCGGTAGCGCGCCGAGAAGTACTCGACGATTTCCCAGATCAGGTATCCGCCCGCCAGGACGAAGCCGGAAGTCGTGCAGGCGCGCAGGACGCCCAGCCACGCGGAGCGGTCCACCAGGGCCAGCACGTCGACCACCCAGGCCTGGGCGATCACGATGCCGGCCGTGATGTAGACCACCACGCGCAGGCACCGGATCGCCACCGCCATCTTGAGCGGCAGGGCCAGGACCGCCTCGGCGACGGCCTCGGGCGTGGCGGGTGCCGGTGGCGGCACCTCCGGCGGCAGTTCGGTCTCGAGCGTGAAGAGCTGCTCGGCGCTCTGGCCCGGCAGGGGGTACGGCATGTCGAGCGCGTCGCTCGCCTCCGCTCTGGCGACGGCGTCGGTGCGGGGTGCCTCCGACCGGGCGGCGGCCGCGGCGATCGCGGCCGCGCGGGCCGCCTCCCGGGCGCGCGAGGCGACCGACCGGCGCAGCACCCAGCGCAGGAGCGTCTCGAACAGGACCAGTCCCACCAGGATGGCGAGCGTCATGACGAGGACGCGACCCGCGGTCGCCACGCGCGTCACCGCGCCGTGGATCTGGGCGATCAGCAGCACCGCCAGGGTCGCCTGGCCGATGGCGAACCAGTGGTCGGCCAGGAAGCGGCCGACGGACGCTCCGACGCGGTCCGAGGCCGCCAGGCCGGCGAACCAGCGTCCGATCTCGGCGCGGTTGGCGTGGAGGCACCATTGCAGCAGGCCGAAGGCCACAAGGCCGTTGAGCAGCCGGGCCGCCGCCAGGACCTCCGGGCGGGTCTCGATCGCGGCCGTGACCAGGTAGAGGAGTTGGAGGACCGAGAGGCCGAGGGCGACGGCCGAGATGAGCCGATAGAGCCGGCTGGCGTCCGCGTCGCCGAGCGGAGCGATCCGGGCCACGGGGATTCCGGGACGCAGGATCACCCGGAAGACCATCGCCACGATACGCCACTGGAGCAGCGTCTCCAGGACGCCGGCGGCAAGGCGGTCCTGCGGGGTCTTGCCGGGAAAGAAGGTGCCGATGGCCCCTTGGGATACGATCCAGAGCGCAGCCACCGCGGCAATGTCCATCGCCAGGCGCGCCAGGACGAGGCGCCCCGCGCCGGTGCCCGGCGGCATGAATCGGGCCGCGGCGGCGGCGAGGCCGGCGCGCACGAGCCGCTCGGCGAGGAACGACACGGCGACCGCGAAGGCGAGCAGGAGCAGGTAGGCGCCCACCCCCGAGCCGCCGCGCGCGCGCTCGTCGAGGCGGCCCGGGATCGATCCGTAGACCGCCCCCAGGTCCGGCAGCGCCGTCACGGCTGCCGCCGCGCTCCGGACGAAGCGGCTGATGCGCTCGTAGCGCGCGTCCTCCAGAGCCTGGAGCTTCGCCGGATCGGTCGTCCCCGCCTTCGCGGCTTCGCCCTCGGCCCCTGCGTCGCCGGCGAGCCGACCGGCCATCGCCCGGGAAACCCGGTCCACCAGGAGGTCGAACTGCTTGTCGCTGAGCCCCGTACCGGCCGCCTGCGGCGCCGCTGTCGCGGCCCCCGCGGCGGCGCCCGGCGCGGGGGCGAGCAGGGCCGCGAGGCCGAAGAGGAGGGCCGCGACGAGCGCGTCCCGCCAGAAGCGGATCCCGGTCCCGGCATCGCGGGCGGTCGCAGGCCGGGCCCTCTTCGGCGGTGCGATCCGGGGGCTCGCGCCACAAGATGGAACGTTCATCCTCGTCCTTCCGGCATGCCGCCACGATCGGGCGGGCACGCGCGCAGCATCGCGCGTCTATAAGTTCAGAAATTCATATATCACGCTAAGGAAATGAACAGCCCGGCGGTGTTCGTATTCCCGGTTGCCCACAGGCCGCGGCGGCCGTTCCGGCGCATCCGGGCCGCCGGCCCTCGACCGACGCGCTCGTGGCCCGGACGCCCGTGTCCTCCGGCGGTCACCGCACGGCCAGGACCGCTGCCGCGAAGCGCTCCACCTGGTCGAGCCGAAGGCCCGCCACGTTGATGCGGCCGTCCTCGACGACGTAGATCGCGTGCTCGTCGCGCAGACGCCGCGCCTTCTCGGCCGTCACGCCGATCAGCGAGAACATGCCCTTGTCGCGCGACAGGAAGGCGTAGTCCGACCCGTTGGTGAGGCGCGCGAAGGCGGCCGCCAGGGCCTGCCGGAGCGCCTCGATGGTGACCCTCATGGCCTCCAGCTCGGCGCGCCAGTCCGCGGCGAGCACGGGATCCTGCAGCACCGTCCTCACCACGGCCGCGCCGTGGTCGGGCGGCATGGAATAGAGGATGCGGTTCCTGACCACCATGTGGCCTTGCGCGACCGCGGCCGTCCCGGCGTCGGCGGCGAGCGCGAAGGCGGCACCGGTCCGCTCGCGGTAGAGGCCGAAGTTCTTCGAGCACGAGACCGCCACCAGGAGCTCCGGCACCGTCCGCGCCAGGAGCCGCACCGCGAAGGCGTCGTCCTCCAGCCCGTCGCCGAAGCCGAGATAGGCGAGGTCGACGAAGGGCAGCAGCCGGCGCTCGGCGAGGAGGGCCGCGAGCCGGCGCCACTGGTCGCCGTCGAGGTCGGCGCCGGACGGGTTGTGGCAGCAGCCGTGCAGGAGGACCACGTCGCCCGGCGCAGCCCCCGCGAGATGGGCGAGCATGCCCTCGAAGTCGACGCGCTCGGGCCCCTCCCCGAGATACCGGTAGGGCGCGAGACGCA carries:
- a CDS encoding AraC family transcriptional regulator, producing MGRYAAARLSMVHGLPDYLERHGVAPEKIFRGVGVASLSEVAEGAVVSRAQLCAALAHSARNLGDPCLGLQIGALTDPAKLGASGYALLQGRTLVECLRQHARHITAIHSDVDLTIRIDGDTAVWTHTMRRAAPGEGLDLLYEGAAAFMCKTIRALAGADWRPTLLRFPHPCRGKAAAYEDFFQAPVRFGTGTGADILFPAMLLGRQVAPIAPSAPGGGPAFDHVLEAVETAGERIVAAVRTMIDGRLGDDSLSLSQISQTLGIPLRSVQRRLADHSHTFESLLDQHRRQRAEALVSAGNASLTAIAMNLGYSDSAHFVRAFRRWTGRTPSAYLRSLSG
- a CDS encoding arylsulfatase, with amino-acid sequence MSQDSTTRSGRNGHLARRDVLLGGTAIAAAGALIGLDGLVTPARAQAAPRPNIVYIVSDDQGWRDAGFNGSTEIRTPNLDRLAKTGTVFEQFYALPMCTPSRATLMTGRYPFRYGLQTGVIPSGGAYGLSLDEYLLPQALKDAGYRTAMVGKWHLGHARREFWPRQRGFDSYYGPLVGEIDHFKHTAHGVVDWYRENSVLQEEGYDTDLFGAEAVRIIQGHDKQKPLFLYLAFTAPHTPYQAPAAYLETYKHIADESKRNYAGQITAMDDAIGKVVAALDAAGLRDNTLIVFHSDNGGTRSAIFTGESAVKGELPPNNGVYRDGKGTLYEGGTRVCGFANWPGKVPAGRAKGLVHIADMYPTLTGLAGARTGKAKPLDGYDMWGHIARGEKSPRTELVYNVEPFRVAVRQGDLKLLWVPILPSRVELYDLAKDPSEKTNIAEKSARQVEKLKRRAEELAKAAVPPLLMGEMIKTTFSQPPSTPKGDEPPAPSANGAAHTKDFVTDMESGTD
- a CDS encoding amino acid aminotransferase, which produces MFEDLRMPPPDKILSLMAIFREDPRPEKIDLGVGVYRDADGRTPIPRAVKEAERRLLASETTKTYVGPAGDPVFCDLVAPLVFGPELPRERIRGVQTAGGAGALSVLAGLVAAARPGVTVHVPDPTWINHVAILTDNRLRLAPYRYLGEGPERVDFEGMLAHLAGAAPGDVVLLHGCCHNPSGADLDGDQWRRLAALLAERRLLPFVDLAYLGFGDGLEDDAFAVRLLARTVPELLVAVSCSKNFGLYRERTGAAFALAADAGTAAVAQGHMVVRNRILYSMPPDHGAAVVRTVLQDPVLAADWRAELEAMRVTIEALRQALAAAFARLTNGSDYAFLSRDKGMFSLIGVTAEKARRLRDEHAIYVVEDGRINVAGLRLDQVERFAAAVLAVR
- a CDS encoding mechanosensitive ion channel family protein produces the protein MNVPSCGASPRIAPPKRARPATARDAGTGIRFWRDALVAALLFGLAALLAPAPGAAAGAATAAPQAAGTGLSDKQFDLLVDRVSRAMAGRLAGDAGAEGEAAKAGTTDPAKLQALEDARYERISRFVRSAAAAVTALPDLGAVYGSIPGRLDERARGGSGVGAYLLLLAFAVAVSFLAERLVRAGLAAAAARFMPPGTGAGRLVLARLAMDIAAVAALWIVSQGAIGTFFPGKTPQDRLAAGVLETLLQWRIVAMVFRVILRPGIPVARIAPLGDADASRLYRLISAVALGLSVLQLLYLVTAAIETRPEVLAAARLLNGLVAFGLLQWCLHANRAEIGRWFAGLAASDRVGASVGRFLADHWFAIGQATLAVLLIAQIHGAVTRVATAGRVLVMTLAILVGLVLFETLLRWVLRRSVASRAREAARAAAIAAAAARSEAPRTDAVARAEASDALDMPYPLPGQSAEQLFTLETELPPEVPPPAPATPEAVAEAVLALPLKMAVAIRCLRVVVYITAGIVIAQAWVVDVLALVDRSAWLGVLRACTTSGFVLAGGYLIWEIVEYFSARYRRSPMLMPGVDEDVALAPPSRMATLMPLLRVAIYIFTIVVGLLLILSELGVNTTPLIAGASVAGLAISFGSQSLVKDVVSGVFFLADDAFRVGEYIECGHAKGTVEGFTVRSLRLRHQNGMVHTIPYGQLGLVTNYSRDWTTVKFNLRMARSTDLEKLRKTTKKVGIALADDPAFKGQFISPLKLQGVADVAENALIVRFKFTARPGTPSLIQREGLKRLYKAFQENGIEFASATVTVQSSTGGIDTSTAAAGAAARAAAASALPAA